One Helianthus annuus cultivar XRQ/B chromosome 7, HanXRQr2.0-SUNRISE, whole genome shotgun sequence genomic region harbors:
- the LOC110925451 gene encoding serine/threonine-protein kinase PCRK1, with product MMCFQFPNCVDKDEESLSPTQVSTIQSLSSGSNDCNASGSSETKYQSVRDPTAKLRKSKYYPSFSRMPTNLRVFKVSELKSATKNFSLSAKLGEGGFGSVYVGTVKDLRETNKEFKVAVKQLGKRGFQGHKEWVAEVNVLGIVQHPNLVKLVGYSAEDHEKEIQRLLVYEYMPNKCVEYHLSTRSPTPLSWSMRLKVAQDTARGLAYLHEGMDFQIIFRDFKSSNILLDDQWNAKLSDFGLARLGPKEGYSHVTTAVVGTMGYSAPEYIQTGRLTSKNDVYSYGVFLYELITGRRPMDRNRPTGEQKLLEWVRPNLDDKNFHLIVDKRLEGQHSLKSAIKLSMVANKCLSRDPKSRPKMSEVLEMVNRLVAAQPDSVTDTPRSPLGVRVPFDALEGAKKTDENDGKLGDYSAWFSGLWSWKPSITCGMK from the exons ATGATGTGCTTTCAGTTCCCTAACTGTGTAGACAAAGATGAAGAATCATTAAGTCCAACACAAGTAAGTACAATCCAGTCATTAAGTTCTGGATCTAATGATTGTAATGCATCTGGGTCATCAGAAACAAAATACCAAAGTGTCCGTGATCCAACTGCCAAATTAAGAAAGTCCAAGTATTATCCTAGTTTCTCTAGAATGCCAACTAATCTTAGAGTGTTCAAAGTTTCCGAGCTCAAATCGGCTACCAAGAACTTTAGTCTTTCCGCAAAGCTTGGAGAGGGCGGGTTCGGGTCTGTCTATGTTGGTACCGTCAAAGATCTTCGCGAAACGAATAAAGAGTTCAAAGTTGCTGTCAAGCAGCTTGGCAAAAGAGGATTTCAG GGGCACAAGGAGTGGGTGGCAGAGGTGAATGTTCTTGGGATAGTTCAACATCCAAATCTAGTTAAGTTAGTTGGATATTCTGCAGAAGATCATGAAAAAGAAATCCAGCGGCTTCTCGTTTATGAATATATGCCTAATAAATGTGTAGAGTATCATCTGTCTACTAGATCCCCGACTCCACTTTCGTGGTCTATGAGGTTGAAAGTAGCTCAAGACACTGCTCGCGGCTTAGCATACCTACATGAGGGAATGGACTTCCAG ATTATTTTTAGAGATTTCAAATCTTCAAATATTCTACTAGACGATCAATGGAATGCTAAGCTTTCGGATTTTGGATTGGCGCGGTTAGGCCCTAAAGAAGGATATTCACATGTCACAACAGCA GTAGTAGGAACAATGGGATATTCTGCTCCAGAATACATACAGACAGGGCGTCTTACATCGAAGAATGATGTATATAGCTACGGAGTGTTTCTTTATGAACTAATAACAGGCAGGCGTCCAATGGATCGAAACCGACCCACGGGTGAGCAGAAGCTTCTAGAATGGGTAAGACCCAACCTGGATGACAAAAATTTCCATCTTATAGTTGATAAAAGACTTGAGGGTCAGCACTCACTAAAGTCAGCAATAAAGTTGTCAATGGTTGCAAACAAGTGCTTGTCTAGAGACCCTAAATCAAGACCAAAGATGAGTGAGGTTTTGGAAATGGTTAACCGGCTTGTAGCGGCTCAACCAGATTCGGTAACGGATACTCCTAGGTCACCTCTTGGTGTTCGAGTCCCTTTCGATGCTTTAGAAGGGGCCAAAAAGACTGATGAAAATGATGGGAAACTTGGAGATTATTCAGCTTGGTTTTCTGGATTATGGTCTTGGAAACCCTCAATCACTTGTGGAATGAAGTGA